In Perca fluviatilis chromosome 18, GENO_Pfluv_1.0, whole genome shotgun sequence, one genomic interval encodes:
- the LOC120546560 gene encoding leukotriene B4 receptor 1-like, whose product MSTILFLCDFLLQCIKMEHLVPLTRLTDTISIITRSVHIQLVWQQVCSMEQLNSTVVISNISSSPGHPSPASWDSSSLAPAVVLSLCFLLGVPGNIAVIILRPNWQHMSSLSQILMLNLAISDLVCLLPLPLWIYTLLYSWTLGLVACKLLSYLLYCSLYGSLMTVTVLSVQRYLKVVYLQRYFHHVGLKRVLVLLWLAAMILSIPGLVNGQLTPDQNWIRCKFRYSSPAQQEAVLLTETLTGFLCCFVVAFSYIGLHRKVNQAAFFNHAQTTRLITSIVVSFFVLWMPYHITNVLGVAAVSLKNKGLSKFYTDNRDIVGALVFVNSCLNPLLYAFAFRNKCTVCQKREH is encoded by the coding sequence ATGTCAACAATACTGTTTCTTTGTGATTTCCTTTTGCAATGCATAAAAATGGAACATCTTGTTCCTCTAACTCGACTGACTGACACAATTTCCATCATCACTCGCTCGGTGCACATTCAGCTTGTCTGGCAGCAAGTTTGCAGCATGGAACAACTCAACTCCACTGTGGTCATTtctaacatctcctcctctcctggACATCCATCTCCTGCCTCCTGGGACTCCAGCAGTCTGGCCCCTGCAGTGGTGCTGTCCCTCTGTTTCCTGCTGGGAGTTCCTGGAAACATCGCTGTGATCATCCTCAGACCAAACTGGCAGCACATGTCCAGTTTGAGCCAGATTTTGATGCTGAATTTGGCCATATCAGACCTGGTCTGCCTGCTCCCCCTGCCCCTGTGGATTTACACTTTACTGTACAGTTGGACACTGGGCCTGGTGGCCTGTAAGCTCCTATCATATTTGCTGTACTGCAGCCTTTATGGTAGCCTAATGACAGTGACAGTGCTGAGTGTCCAGCGCTACCTAAAGGTGGTGTACCTGCAGAGGTACTTCCATCACGTAGGATTAAAGAGGGTGCTGGTTCTGCTCTGGCTGGCTGCAATGATCCTGTCGATCCCAGGTTTAGTGAATGGACAGTTGACCCCAGACCAGAACTGGATACGCTGCAAGTTTCGCTACTCTTCCCCGGCCCAGCAGGAGGCCGTGCTGCTGACAGAAACCCTGACAGGATTTCTTTGCTGTTTTGTCGTGGCATTTTCATACATCGGCCTTCACAGAAAAGTGAACCAGGCAGCTTTCTTCAACCACGCACAGACCACCCGGCTGATCACAAGTATTGTCGTGTCCTTTTTTGTCCTATGGATGCCATATCATATCACAAATGTGCTTGGCGTGGCTGCTGTTTCTCTCAAAAACAAAGGCCTGTCTAAGTTTTACACGGACAACAGGGACATTGTTGGAGCACTGGTATTTGTGAATAGCTGCCTGAATCCACTCCTTTATGCATTTGCGTTTAGAAACAAGTGCACTGTGTGCCA